The following proteins come from a genomic window of Kwoniella bestiolae CBS 10118 chromosome 3, complete sequence:
- a CDS encoding histone H3 yields MARTKQTARKSTGGKAPRKQLATKAARKQTTTSAAGGVKKPHRYRPGTVALREIRRYQKSTELLIRKLPFQRLVREIAQDFKTDLRFQSSAVLALQEASEAYLVSLFEDTNLAAIHAKRVTIQPKDLQLARRLRGERS; encoded by the exons ATGGCCCGAACCAAGCAAACCGCTAGAAAGTCCACCGGTGGTAAAGCCCCCAGAAAGCAAC TCGCTACCAAGGCTGCCCGAAAGCAAACCACCACCTCTGCCGCCGGTGGTGTCAAGAAGCCCCACAGATACAGGCCTGGTACCGTCGCTTTGAGAGAAATCAGAAGATACCAAAA ATCCACTGAACTCCTCATCCGAAAACTCCCCTTCCAAAGATTAGTCAGAGAAATCGCCCAAGACTTCAAGACCGACCTCCGATTCCAATCTTCTGCTGTCCTCGCTCTCCAAGAAGCTTCCGAGGCCTACCTCGTCTCCTTGTTCGAGGACACCAACTTGGCTGCCATCCACGCCAAGCGAGTCACCATCCAACCCAAGGATCTCCAACTCGCCCGAAGACTCCGAGGTGAACGATCATAA
- a CDS encoding histone H2B, whose translation MAPKSVASKAPASQASKAPAAASKAPAKAAKTSAPAKEGGKKRSKKRVESYSSYIYKVLKQVHPDTGISNKAMAILNSFVSDIFERIASEASKLASYNHRSTISSREIQTAVRLILPGELSKHAISEGTKAVTKYSSSK comes from the exons ATGGCTCCTAAATCCGTCGCTTCCAAAGCCCCCGCTTCTCAAGCTTCCAAAGCTCCCGCTGCTGCCTCCAAGGCTCCcgccaag GCCGCTAAGACCTCCGCTCCCGCCAAGGAAGGTGGTAAGAAGAGATCCAAGAAGAGGGTCGAGTCTTACTCTTCTTACATCTACAAGGTTCTTAAGCAAGTTCACCCCGACACTGGTATCTC AAACAAAGCCATGGCTATCTTGAACTCCTTCGTCTCCGATATCTTCGAGCGAATCGCCTCCGAAGCCTCCAAGCTCGCCTCATACAACCACCGATCAACTATCTCTTCCCGAGAAATCCAAACTGCCGTCCGACTCATCCTCCCCGGTGAACTTTCCAAGCACGCCATCTCTGAAGGTACCAAGGCCGTCACCAAgtactcttcttccaaatAA
- a CDS encoding histone H2A — translation MSSGGKGKSSSETKSSSRSSKAGLQFPVGRIHRLLKRGNYAQRVGSGAPVYLAAVLEYLAAEILELAGNAARDNKKSRIVPRHLQLAVRNDEELNKLLGSVVISQGGVLPHIMAELLPAKTKGKAKASQEV, via the exons ATGTCTTCCGGTGGTAAAGGAAAGTCCTCTTCCGAGACCAAGTCTTCTTCCCGATCTTCCAAGGCCGGTCTTCAAT TCCCTGTCGGTCGTATCCACAGACTCTTGAAGAGAGGTAACTACGCCCAACGAGTCGGATCCGGTGCTCCCGTCTACCTCGCTGCCGTCCTCgaat ATCTCGCTGCTGAAATCCTCGAATTGGCCGGTAACGCCGCCCGAGACAACAAGAAGTCCCGTATCGTACCCAGACACTTGCAACTCGCCGTCCGAAACGATGAAGAGTTGAACAAGCTGCTCGGTTCCGTCGTCATCTCCCAAGGTGGTGTCCTCCCTCACATCATGGCCGAACTCCTCCCAGCCAAGACCAAGGGAAAGGCCAAGGCTTCTCAAGAAGTATAA